From Chrysiogenia bacterium:
GGCAGCACTACTGCCGGGACGATCTTTTTGCGCGCGAAAGGAGAATTCGAAGAAAAAAATTTTGGAAATTGTAAACACGCCCCGCCCCGGGGAAGAAAAAATCTCGGAAATGGGTAAAGCCGGCAGGCTTCACCCCTTCGCGCTCCCCCGCAGCCTGTCCTGAGTCGATCGAAGGGCCGGGGGAGCTGGCGCCGCAGGCGACTGAAGGGGCCGAATCGAACGGGCAACCCCGCCCCGTGCTACACTTCCCCCACCGGAGGAACCCCGTGAAGCGACTCGTCTTTGCCGCCGCCCTGTTTGCGATGCTCGCCTGCCAGGCGCCCGCCGCGATGACGCGGGAGATCGCCGAGCCGGTACCTGCCCCCGACATCAGCGCCGAGCACTGGATCAATTCCGCGCCGCTCACCCTGGAGGCGCTCCGCGGCAAGGTGGTGCTCGTCGAGTTCTGGACCTTCGCCTGCTGGAACTGCAAGAACGTCGAGCCCCATGTGAAGGGCTGGCACGGGAAATTCGCCGACAAGGGACTCACCATCGTCGGCGTTCACACGCCGGAGTTCGAGCGCGAGAAGGTCATCGAGAACGTGCGCGCCTACGTCAAAAAGAACGCGATCGCCTACCCCATCGCCATCGACAACGACTACGTCATCTGGCGGCGCTTCCACAACCGCTACTGGCCGGCGCTCTACCTGATCGACAAGGAAGGCCGCATTCGCTACACCCATTTCGGCGAGGGCAGCTACGCGCAGACCGAGGCGTGGATCGAGAAGCTGCTCGCCGAAGAGGCGCCCCAAGTGCCCAAGCCTGAAATGGTGAGCGGGCAGAATGAAGCGCCCACACCTGAAGAGACCGAAGAGCCCGCGCCGCGTGAAGAGGAAACAAGCGAGTGAACATCCCGGCAAAAATCTCCGGACGCTATGCCGCCGGCGCCGTCGGCGCGCTGGCCAACTCGGCGGCCGTGTGGCTGCTCGGTGCAGCCGGCGTGCCCGACATGGTGGGCGTTTCCATGGCGCCCGATTTCAGTTGGGGCTGGCTCTATCCGCGCCTCGTATGGGGTGGGCTGTGGGGAATGCTCTTCCTGATTCCGTTTTCGAAGACCATCGGGCTGGGAACCCTGCTGGGCCTGGCGCCCGCGGCGGCCGCGCTGCTCTGGTTTCTGCCCCAGGCGGGCAAGGGCTACCTGGGTCTCGAGCTCGGAACGCTCACGCCGCTCTTCGTGATCTTCTACAACCTGCTGTGGGGCCTGGTCACCGCGTCGTGGCTCAAACTCACCCGCGACTGAGCTATTCCCCGAAACTCCCGTGGCGCCCGGCGCCCTTGGCGAACTTGGTGGCGCCCTTGAGCGTCTCGCCGCTCTGCACGACTTTGAGGCCGTGGTTGAATTCGTTCAGGATCGCATCGCCCAGATCCATCCCGAACTGCTCGTAGGCGCTCTGGCGATCGGCGCGCATGCAGAGCTGCGGGAAGGCGGCGATCTGCGCGGCGAGCTTTTCGGCCTCGACGCGCGCGGCGCCGTCGGGAACGACGCGATTGGCAAGCCCGATTGCCAGCGCCTCGGTCGCGCCCACCGGGCGGCCGGTCAGAATCATGTCCATCGCGCGAGAGAGACCGATGAGCCGGGGAAGCCGCACCGTGCCGCCGTCGATGAGCGGAACGCCCCAGCGGCGGCAGAACACACCGAAGGTCGCGCCCTCCTCCATCACGCGCATGTCGCACCAGAGCGCGAGCTCCAGACCGCCGGCCACCGCATAGCCCGAGACCGCCGCGATCACCGGCTTTGAAAGCAGCATGCGCGAGGGCCCCATCGGCCCGTCGCCGGTCTGCGCCATGCGGTTGCCGCGCCCGTCGGAGATGGCTTTGAGATCCGCGCCCGCGCAGAAGACGCCGCCCTGCCCATGGAGCACGGCAACGCAGGCTTCGTCGTCTTCCTCGAAAGCGCGAAAGGCGTCGGCCAGCTTCTGCGCCGTGGGGCCGTCCACCGCGTTTTTTACTTCTGGACGCGACAGCAGAATCGTCGTGACGGGTCCGTTCTTTTCGATCGTGACACACATGGCAGGCGCTCCTTTGCGGGCAAGTCGCGCTCCAGCGTACGGGCGCCTCCCCGACTTGGCAAGCAACGGCTCGCCATGGATTTCGAGGGGCGCGGCGGACTAGAATGAGGCCACTTCAGCAAACGGGGAAATGCGCGTGAGACTGGCACGGCAAACAGCGACGACGCCCGGCAGGGCACATCCATGAAGAGCCGGGGCTGGTGGCTTCAGAGCTCGGACTTCGGCAAGCACCTGCTGCACGAGTTCTGGCTCCCGCGCGCGCGCCTGCAGGCGCTCTTTTCCCTGGGCGGGGTATTCACCTTTCTCTTCATCGATTTCTACACGGTCTACGGCGCCCACTTCGGCGTGACGCCCCTGCCCGTCTCCGAGATCCTCTTCGCGCGCTTCTGGCTGCTGTTGGCCACGCTGGTCTACGTCGCCATCACCTGGCGCGCGAAGGAAGCCAAGTATTCGCTGGAGCTCTACGTGATGGCGTTCACCGCCGTTTACAGCGGCGTGTGGGACTGGGGCTCGTACTACCTGGGTTATAACTCGAACACGCTGCACCTGATGGGCTTTCTCACCATCATGGTGACCTCGACCTTCGTGCTTCCGCTACTGCGCGCCCACCGGATCGTCGCGATTTCCGCCGCCCTGCTCATTCACGTGATTCTCGATTACTCGATGGAGTCGGTCTTCTCAGGGCTCGACCAGATCTTCATGTGGGGCGGGCTTGCCGGCGCGGGCGGTTTCATCCTCTCGGCCGCGGAGCTGGCCTCCCAGCCGCTGCGAATCCAGTACGAGTCGCAGGAACAGATGAGCAACCTGCTTGAGCGGCTCCGCTCTTCAAACCAGCGAACCGGCGCCGCCGCCGAGCGGCTGGCCGAAGCGGTCGCCCAGGTCTCCCGGGCGACGACGACCCTTTCGAGCAAGTCCGAAAACGCCAGCCGCGAGGCGCGCGAAATCTCCGCCGGCGTTGAAGAAGTCTCGGCCACCGCCAATGCCATTGCCGAACGCGCGCGCCAGAGCTTCGAGGAACTCGAACGGGTCTCGACCTACTCCGGCGAGGTCGACGGCGTGATGAGCAAGACCGTTGGCAACATCGAAGCGGTTCAGCAGGCAGTTGAAGATTCCCAAAACAATTTCCGGAGCATGGAAAACTGGGGCGGTCGCATTCTGGATTTCATCGACACGATTCGAGAGATCGCCGCCCAGACCAACATGCTGGCCCTCAATGCCAGCATCGAGGCCGCCCGCGCGGGCGATCAGGGTCGCGGCTTTGCCGTCGTCGCAGACGAAGTGCGCACCCTGGCGGAGGATTCGGGCAGCAAGGCCTCGGGCGTGGGCGACACAATGGACGGCTTCCGCCGCGACATGGACGCGCTGATGCTGGGGCTCGCGGAAATCTCCGAGACGGTCGTGGGTTTTCAGGCGGTGTTTCGCGAAAGCCGCGCCTCACTCGATCGTATTCGAGACTCGGTGGAGCGCCTGGGAGTGACAAGCCGCGACAACGTGCGCGAAGCAGCCGAACAGGCGCGCGCCCTCGAGCACATCACCTCGGCCGCGGCGGAGGTCAACGACCTCGTCTACTCCAACGCGCAGGCCAGTGAAGAGCTGGCCGCCACGGCGCAGGAACTGGGCGAGCTGGCCGGCGACCTGCGTCGCATCATCGAAACCTGAATTACTCGGGATCCTGATCGCGGCGTTTTCGAATCCGCGGCACCCGTGGAAGACGGCGCCGGGCGCCCTCGCCCACGTCCGCTTCCTCAATCGTCAGCACCTGCAGGGATCGCAGCACCGCATCGACCCGGCCCTTCACATCGCCGGGCTCCACTTCCGCATGCTCGCTGCGCCAGGTCTCCACGAAACTGCGCACCCGCGTCACCGTCTCGTGGGCGCCGCTCTCGCGGTAAATGGCATCGACCTGGCGCCGCGCAATGCCTGGTGCGTGGTCGCTGAGCAGCCCCTCGCGAATGAGCCGTCGCACCCGGGCCGCCGCTTCATCGGTGCGCCCTTCGGCAATGAGCCGGCGCGTCGTGTGCAGCTCGCGCTCGGTGAAGTAACGCACGATCCGCCGCCGGTAGAGCGCAATGATCCCCGTCGCGACAGCCGCGCCGAGCACGAAGCCCACACACAGCTCAATCCACGCGATGTCGGCGAGCGAGTCCATTACATTCTCCATGCCGGGCAACTGTCGCAATTCTAGTCATTTACCCGCCGACTTCGTAGTGGTTATCATCAGATTATCTCGAATCAGCATGGGGAGCTGGAACATGACACGACACGGGACAATTGTGCGCGCGGCGAGGCTGGGGCTGCTGGCCGCCGCGTATTTCCTGCTTGCAGCCGGCAACGCACTGGCAAGCGAAGACGGCAGCCGGGTGAACCTGGAGTTCGGCCCGGCCTTTACGGCTTTCATCGGCGGAAACGCCGAGGAAACCGGCGCGGGCTTTGCCGGCTCGTTTTCGTATCTGAAAGGGCTCGATGATTTTGCTGCTGTGGGTTTTCGCGTCGCCTACAGCCAGAGCTACTACACAAAGATTCTCGACACGCCGGGGCAGGAGCTGCGCGCGCGGATGATCTCCGGCGGCGTGGAGGGAGAGCTGCGCGATGAGGATTGGCCGGGGGTGTTCTTCGTCTACTCCACCTGGGGTGCCATCTCGGTAAAGGCCGACACCTACGACCTCGTTCTCAACCCGGTTCGCTACAACCAGACGGACTTCTACAGCGACCTGGGCGGGGGATTTCGTTTCTTCCTGATCGAGCATGTCACCCTGGGACTCGATGCCAACATCGGAGCAACATGGGGCAAGACCGCGGACCTGGCCGAGTGGCACTTCCGGCTGGGCGCCATGATCGGGGGGAGGTACTGAGCCATGAAGAACTTCCGTTTCCAAAACATCCGCAAGTTGTTTGTGATCGTTCCCCTTCTTGCCTGCGTGCTACTCGGCGCCTGCGACGAGCTGGGTGAGGCGACTTGCAGCTTCTTCACGGGCGATTGTTCGGATCCTCCGATCAACGGCCTCAGCGCAAGCAAGGCCTACGAGGTCGTGGACGCCGAGTACAACCTGCTGACCGACCAGGTAATCGCCACCACGCTGCCGGCACCGCTTCCGGTGGAGGAACGGGCCAACGGCCCCTTCTATCTCGTTTCAGTCAATCCCGTTAACCAGGCAGAGAGGAAACTCGAACTCAGCGGAATCGGACTGTATGTGTCCATCGGTCCCGGCGGAATGGACGCCGCCGTCGTCCTGGGGGATCTGGGTAGCTATGAGTCAGGCTCCGGCGCCACCGCCCAGCTCGTATACGTCGATCTCGAAGACATGGCGGTTGTGGACACCTACCCGGTCACCGGCGTGAATGCGTCGAATGTTGCCGATGTCGTCCTCGATGGCGATGGATACGCGCATGTATTTTCCAACGATCGCGTCTTCTCCGTGGATCTGATGACCGGCGCGGTAACGCAGGGGGAAACGGGGCTCTCGTATGCGAAAGCCAAACTTGCCGCCGATGGCGACGGCCTGATCGTCATTGCGGGCGGAACGCTGCAGCGCCTCGACATTACAAGCGGCGTGGCCATGCACGAGATGGACAGCCCCTCGGGAAGAGATCTCACCGGGTGCGGGCCCTACAATCGCGGCGACCCAGATCCCCAGGAACTGCTGGCCCTCTCGAACGACGGTTCAAGGATCATCACCCCATGCGGGGATGTTTTCAGTGCCTCCAGTCTGAGTTACCTGGAAACCATCAATTACCCGGAAATCTATCCCGAGGATTGGGACGACCACCTGATTCACATGGCCGCCTATGACGACGTGAGCGAAATCGCCGGGCTCTCATTCGTCGTTGTCGGGGGGCTCTACGATCAACCGGTGGTCGGGTTCTTCAATCCTGACAACGGCGAGCTCAACGATGCATTGTTACCCTTGCGACCGGGGCATTCGAATCAGGGGAGGTTCCTGTTCTTCAGTTCCGACGGAAAACGAATCGTGACTGTGATTCTGGCGGGGGTGTACCCCTTCCCCGGACCGAGCATGCGATATACGCAGTTCGCGTCCTATCCGGTTCCCAATTAATTCGGGAAAGATCTCAGGCCCGGAGTTTAACGACCTTGCCGTCGGGGGTCTGGGTGATCTGGCCTTCGAGGAAGTGGCCCTGCAGGTTGGCCACGGTGCCAAGGCCCGTGCAGAAGAGCGTGATGCGGAGCGCCTCACGCAGGGTGTCGATGACTTCGATGACGGCTTCGACGCTTTCCAGTCCGGCCTGAAGGAAGCCGCCGGCGATGGAAGCCAGGTCCGCGCCAAGCGCAATGGCCTTTGCAGCGGCGAGGCCGTCGCGAATGCCGCCCGAGGCGATGAGGGGGCAGGTGCGCGAGATCTCACGCACACTGAGCAACGACTCGGCCACGTCGTGGCCCCAGTCGGCAAAGAGTTCCGAGAGTGCGCGGGTTTGCGCGTTCTCGCTGATCATTCCCTCGACTT
This genomic window contains:
- a CDS encoding crotonase/enoyl-CoA hydratase family protein, producing MCVTIEKNGPVTTILLSRPEVKNAVDGPTAQKLADAFRAFEEDDEACVAVLHGQGGVFCAGADLKAISDGRGNRMAQTGDGPMGPSRMLLSKPVIAAVSGYAVAGGLELALWCDMRVMEEGATFGVFCRRWGVPLIDGGTVRLPRLIGLSRAMDMILTGRPVGATEALAIGLANRVVPDGAARVEAEKLAAQIAAFPQLCMRADRQSAYEQFGMDLGDAILNEFNHGLKVVQSGETLKGATKFAKGAGRHGSFGE
- a CDS encoding redoxin domain-containing protein → MLACQAPAAMTREIAEPVPAPDISAEHWINSAPLTLEALRGKVVLVEFWTFACWNCKNVEPHVKGWHGKFADKGLTIVGVHTPEFEREKVIENVRAYVKKNAIAYPIAIDNDYVIWRRFHNRYWPALYLIDKEGRIRYTHFGEGSYAQTEAWIEKLLAEEAPQVPKPEMVSGQNEAPTPEETEEPAPREEETSE
- a CDS encoding methyl-accepting chemotaxis protein, which translates into the protein MKSRGWWLQSSDFGKHLLHEFWLPRARLQALFSLGGVFTFLFIDFYTVYGAHFGVTPLPVSEILFARFWLLLATLVYVAITWRAKEAKYSLELYVMAFTAVYSGVWDWGSYYLGYNSNTLHLMGFLTIMVTSTFVLPLLRAHRIVAISAALLIHVILDYSMESVFSGLDQIFMWGGLAGAGGFILSAAELASQPLRIQYESQEQMSNLLERLRSSNQRTGAAAERLAEAVAQVSRATTTLSSKSENASREAREISAGVEEVSATANAIAERARQSFEELERVSTYSGEVDGVMSKTVGNIEAVQQAVEDSQNNFRSMENWGGRILDFIDTIREIAAQTNMLALNASIEAARAGDQGRGFAVVADEVRTLAEDSGSKASGVGDTMDGFRRDMDALMLGLAEISETVVGFQAVFRESRASLDRIRDSVERLGVTSRDNVREAAEQARALEHITSAAAEVNDLVYSNAQASEELAATAQELGELAGDLRRIIET